The region tctctgtttttgtgtgttatttcagACCCACAGTTACACCACCGATGTCGTTGTACCTGTACAGGAATTCAACACAACCTACAGCGTGGAGGTGGCTGCATGCACGCAGGCAGGGAGCGGCATGGTCAGCCCACGAGTCTGGCTGTTTGTGCCAGAGCACAGTAAGCTGCTCTGTTGATTTATCTCTTCATCTTGGAATTGTCAACTTCATAAACTCGCCAACATAGTTCAACTGATTTATTGTACTATTATACTGCCCCATGAACAGATCCAGTAACTATTTACTTGCTTTATTTAGCCATATTGCTAGCGGCGTGGCTGTAGGGATAGCAGCGTCCGTGGAAAGGACACTCAGGATAAATTGCACTTATctggtgctaattagcaaatatcaGCATTCTAACATTCTACCACTACATTATAATTGATTTTAgttaacaaaatatattaaaggatctatctgtaagttttgctattgctacatagcgttagcattaacagctgtttactcaccagtctcaaacaaatgttgcaagttcggcatcaaacttcattcctttactcaccaagagctgtgtccagtggtggaaagaaacaccaatgttattgactctatcatgtcttttgttctgctgaagttagcacgctaaccagctagccctggcctgttttgtcattttctggtGGCAACTCTGTGGTGTATTAGGGAGTATTATAACTCCTGTCGTGTAAACACAAGAAcggccaaagctcttgtcaagtgacaatcaccatCACCCAACCAAGAAAGTagagaaaaattacaaacagcccctttaaTGCAAAACGACAGAAGATTACTGCAATTAAATATTCCATTTTCGGTTGTAATGTAATTCAGATATGTAATCTTCAGTTTTGGGTTTTGGATATATCATTTGGTGgatattgtttttcttcactttgaCCATGTTcgtcatttcctctctctgtctcagaaTTACCTGTGTCCCCATCTTCCAGCCCTGACACCAGGGCTCCAGACTCTGTCAATGTTGTGCTAGGCGTGGTGTGTGGCATCTGTCTTCTGCTGATTGTCCTCTGGGCGGGTATCTGTGTACACCACAGGACTTCTGAATCTTGGTTTGGGTATGCTGACTTCAATCTTTTCTATTATGTGCAATCACAGTGTTGATTTAAACGCACAATATGTATTTTTCTGCCACAAGGAGtctcacaaacaaaaagataacAAAAGACGGAGTTTGGTGACGTCATGAtgtagtgtgggatcatgggcGTTATTGTCTTCATCACAACTATTGTGATTGCATCAGCTTCTCCCGGttaggattccttcagtgtcaatAGTTCAGACTTTTACCAGGAGCTGCAGTATCTCCAAATAAACAGACCAGTTGGTCAAAATTGGTTTATTATATACcagttattaaaacacagaataaaccactttcacattaaaaatctgGAGGATCTGATGCCACtaacaggcgaccaaatgaaacaggCCATTACGATGATTTGAACATTGATGTCAAAAattgggataatgtaagtacacaactggacaaaatatataacatagtTCTACTTGCATGTAGagtttttaatgcagaaaagtaACATAGTATACCTTTAATTACCAATGTTGCTTCAAGTTTGATTGATTGCTTTATCTTTGAAgtatttgtgacctgtttttcTGCATGGTTCACCTTTCACTCACTCTCTActctgatttaaaaacacaaaagatttgaTGTTGTTGTTCATTTGGGATTGACACCTGGGGGTGTTGAGTAATCTTCTAGATTATGTTAATAAACTGCCTTTCCTTCCTCTTAATCACCATTGTCACCAGTAATAACcgtgcagctgcagaaaaagacAACAGTCACATGTTAATCCTCTGGAATTCATTACTATGAAGTCTGTGACTCAGTCTTGCCACTCAGGATATGGACAGGAATGTGTCACAGGCTCCTGCTCAGATAGGAAAACAGTATCTGATCCCATCCAGGAAAGAAACAACTCAGAGGGCTGCCTCACTATGACCACCTCTGCAGCTGAatgtcagcttgtgtgtgtgtgtgtgtgtgtgtgtgtgtgtgtgtgtgtgtgtgtgtgtgtgtgattacagGGCTAGGAAGACTTCAGTGAAAGGATTAGTTCACCGCTcagcaattctttttttttttttttttgcaggcgGGTGTTTGGAGGTGGAGAAAAGCCGCAGCCTGTCGTGGAGTACAAACCCCAGAGATCCTACAATCGATCAGCCATAGGAGTCACACGTATGTTCTCGAATGTAACTGTGGTGGAAATATTCATGCAGACATTTATGATATCCTGTTTAAGGCACACTTTTATCATGCACAATGACTTGAGTGAGTCCTGTCTACAGTTGGGAACCTTGGTGTTAGTGATGAACTCCAGGCCAAACTTCAGGACGTGATGGTCATGAGGACCTTGCTCTCGATAGGAAAGATCCTGGGGGAGGGTGAGTGAACATTCATTTTTGAGGGTGCAGAGGAAGTGTTATCATATCTAGATTGATACAGATaataacacacactgtgcagaCTATCAAGCATTTATGATCTGTTGTAATTCATCAGGTGAATTTGGCTCCGTGGTGGAGGGACATATAAGACAACCAGATGGAACATCAGAAAAAGTTGCTGTGAAGACAATGAAATGTGAGCTTAAATACATCCTTTGGTCATCTTTAAACTATAAAACAAGTAGACTTGCAAACATTTAACTCTTGTGTCTTTCTTCAAACAGTGGAGAGCTTCTCTCAAAGGGAGATTGAGGAGTTCCTGAATGAGGCGGCCTGCATGAAAGATTTCAACCATCCTAATGTGATCAGACTGCTCGGTAGGAGTGATGCACTACCTCTTTAAAGCATTATAGAATCccactcctctgctctgttcccTGGTCCATCTTCATTTGCACATCCTTACATTATTTGTGTGCACTGACTTGTCCTCTTTAGGTGTCTGCTTGGAAGTAGGATCAGGAAATTTTCCCAAGCCCATGGTCATTCTGCCATTCATGAAATATGGAGATCTGCATAGCTTCCTGCTGCGCTCACGCCTCGGAGAGAGTCCAATGGCAAGATTTCAGCCAAACActgaaatacatatataatatataatcattgttattattatgagaCTGTATAATATTaacttaaatttgttttttttacacagttcTTGCCCACTCAGACACTCCTGAAGTTCATGGTTGACATTGCTTTTGGTATGGAGTATCTCAGTGGGCGTAACTTTCTTCATCGTGACCTGGCAGCTCGCAACTGCATGTAGGTTgcagatacaaaaacatttgtattaGTCACTTTTAGTTGAAAGGCAAAACTTATCTAGGACTATTTATGTGAttttcctttcctgttttttttcctcacaggcTGCGCGATGACATGACAGTGTGTGTAGCAGACTTCGGGTTATCTAAGAAGATCTATAGTGGAGATTATTACAGGCAGGGCAGAATAGCCAAAATGCCTGTAAAATGGATTGCAGTAGAGAGTCTGGCAGACAGAGTTTTTACTGTGAAAAGCGACGTGGTAAGCACCTTCATCTGCTCCTGTCTGTTCTCTATTGTCAGTCTTTGGTCATGATGCAaatatgtgaatgtgtcaggtaaaaaaaaaaacaaaaaaaaacacactttgtcTCTTCCAGAAACAATAGTCACTGTGAAACGATGTGCACTCACTGAAAGAAGAACTTGACCCTTCGTCTGCGCTTTCCCTTTTCATTCGTTGCTTTCAGTTGTACTATAATGAATTTCAAAACCTTTTTTCCGAGATTTACACAGAGCAGTCACTCTGAATTTACTCAGCacccagtttttcttttaggGGTGTGGCaaagattttgttttgacagtCTTGCTCGCATCATTTATCAGTGTGTGGTATCTTTAGGTCAGGTTATCCAGCGTCAggtgaaaaaaaacttaagccatctgttgtgttgttgacaaAAATGCACCTGATATGTTTAGTCCCACTTCTgtatcataaaaatgaaaactggaaATGAAATCTGAAAGACAGGGCTGAGGGGATTCACAGTTCTCACACGTTTTAGTGCATTTCAGGTCAGCACTTTAAAGGTAAGGGATTTATTCAGGGAAGTAATTGTATTTCTAAATAGCAGAGAAAGTGACAGTTCATGGCATGCACTATATTATTCGCATGATGTAATGGCATCTGAAATTAATGTTCTTTGTGTTCTAGTGGGCATTTGGCATTACCATGTGGGAGATTGCTACACGAGGCATGACGCCCTACCCTGGCATCCCAAACCATGAGATTTACGACTACCTTGTTGAAGGAAACAGACTGAAGCAACCAACAGACTGTTTGGATGATCTGTGAGTGTTGTCTCTTTGAAACACAAATCTTGAATTTGGGCTGGATTTTTTAGGAGGTAACAGAGTCAAGATAGACTACGAAAGTAAAGCGGGGCCTCGTCTGTCTGAATGggtgtgattttaaaaattaGAAATTGGAGCTTAATATATtgacagttttaaaaataaaatttaagcTTTTTACGAACAGTTTATATAACTGTTTGTGATTAAATTGCTGTTTGCATGTATTGGAGCTTTTGGAGCTTAAGTTCCATTATATAACCCCCTGGTATGCagtgctctctttttttcctttgtgttgcAGCAAAGTACATGATAAACTTGAGTACCTGGAAGACGTTTTCCATTTGAACTTGTGATAAACAAGAGATAATGTTTTGACTTTCATCTAGTCCAGGAAACAACTTCAGCCTCAAAAACcttcactttttaaaagtttatGGCTTTGCTCATCACTGCCATCTgcagtgaaagtaaaaaaactgaatacaCAACTTACAAAAGTGGAGATTTTCCTGAAATTAATGCCTCTAGTTGTGTCAGCTGCATCCCAAAACGAGGCTTTTAAGCATCAAGatttattcaattattcatcttattaaatttgttatttatatttttcaggtATGAGATCATGTACAGCTGCTGGAGGGCTGATCCACTGGACCGACCCTTCTTTCCACAACTGCGAGAAATGTTGGAAAAGCTCACGGAAAAGCTCCCAGAGTCTTTCAGCAGGGACGATATCATCTATATTAACACCAGCTTTCCTGAAGAGGACCCAGATGGggaaacacttcctgcagaACGTCCTGTTTTCAGCTCATCCCCTTCCTGCAGCCAACGGGCAGCAGAAAATTCAATAGTCACTGTGGACATTCACGGGAGCCTGGAGGACGAGGATGATGAGAACGATGATCGTTATGTGGTGGTGATCTCCTCTGATCCTTCCCTGAGATCTCCTGCAGTGGACACTCCTCTTTTGTCGAGTGATGCTTTAAGTCAAGCAAATGGAGACATGGTTACTGATGTGACTGGCATGGATCACAGCTCAAGTGACACTTCTTTCCTGCTGTAACAATTGGTACCCAGCAGattaaaactgtaataaaactGTCACTTTGATTCATCAGTACTAAACCTTTTTGCCTCATTGCACTGGGAGCACCTTGACGTTTCCTTTTTTGTTATATGCTTTACATGGACAGCCAAGATCAGTGTTAGGAATGttgtctatgtgtgtgaacatcaaACATGTTCATGCACATGTTCCCATAAGCTTAAGATACACTGAACTGTGAAAGTGTTTACTGTATTGAATTCTTTGTTGCAATGTAAATATAgaaatgtacaaaacatttataaagtGATCATGTTGtatactgtaaaaataaatgctttattGACTCATGTGAGACTTGATAATTAAACTGGGAAAGATTTTGCTAAGATTTCTTCACATTTCATCACACTGATAATTATAGAACTGGAAAAAAAGCTCAAATTGTTCacttatgtaaaaaaaagtagCAGAGGGTGGGGgctgcattaaaataatttaatattttataattagacatataaaaaaaagtactcAAATTTTACAAAGTTTATTTCAGCGTTAATGCATaaattctgaaaaaataaatagtagCAGTCAGATATGTTGTGGAGTCAAAAGCAGGACAGATATTATCTGcattgaaatttaaatattcaGGTGATTGccagcagcaaaataaaaaataaatttagagCTGAATAGGTGCCgtgtgtaattttatttttcaggagCACTCAGTTAAAGTAACAAGAAGATAGTCACTTAACCccctaggacctggcgtccacatatgtggacctcacattttgggttctctagaccacaatactaactttttctcaacaagggcctggtgaccacatatgaggatattatactgccactcagtaatcgaaatttaaaactaatgtcctcatatgtgggcatcatttttctcaggtcccaatcagcctatatagcaaagaatagagctcgggtcttaggaggttaagcACGTTTAAACATACCTGAGTCGCCTGTTTAACGTCACTTCTGTCTGCAAGGTAAAACCACACTTGAATGCATGCCGTTGAGCAAGTCTGATAGTAAATCTGGAGATCTGCCAGTCACGTCAGATTAAGACATTGTTCAGAGAGCAGTCTGACACTCTGCTGGGACAGCAGGTGACACCACAGGTACAGTCTTGACTGaggctcctcctccagctgttgcGTTCACGGCGCCTCCTGCAGGGAAGTGTCCGATCTCACTACGAACATGGCTGCTGCAGTAAGGATGAGGACGTGGAGCTGTCCGACCAGAGGAGTTTTCTGTCCATTGGGAGTCCTTCTTGTATTTTTACTCGGTACCATAAATGCGGTTGTTGCAGCTCCAGAGCCAGGACTGTGGAAAATCACAGTTGTAAATGTGAGTATCTGATTAACTACACTACCGGGTAGCTAACGTCAGCTATATCAGCCTTGTTATGCTAGCTCGCTAGCAGCTGTGAGAGAGGTTGCAGTCATATAACCTCCCCTACATGAATAGAATCGTGTTATCCACTCTGCGACGTTATATCCCCGATAGACTTTGATAAAGTGTGCCAAACAGAAACAGTAGAATATGTTGCTAAGCTAGCTAATTAGCAGTTAGCCCTGAGAAGAAAAGCT is a window of Seriola aureovittata isolate HTS-2021-v1 ecotype China chromosome 14, ASM2101889v1, whole genome shotgun sequence DNA encoding:
- the mertka gene encoding tyrosine-protein kinase Mer produces the protein MAKKSTPGWFAVFLASSTIVFLLVGSTGSAQHSRRQFHRPTRTSEPLVISGRVPRVYLTPDQLRQLHFKPTIGSIQLSEGHETKFNCSIDIPDARVEPTITWVKNGQDLSEKDQVLINELHTVTDGVTTLLSTVSIKYVLRLDAGEYRCRLSIDTTTVESQPITVEVDGLPAFIHQPEDWNVTRDTPFTLLCEAVGPPDPVKIRWLRDGLPVNNSHLSPSSYLVPGVDKYTQFSCEAHNSKGVATSREANINIKVLPSPVSDVTVMESRPNKLILSWSPGHDGFSPVTKCHIRVKEVSRRKGEVMTTRFINVTVPPFQYEVPGLQAMTSYNMSVSCSNEVGASPVTMWIQSNTTEGVPSVYPRNVTLQLNGSSLVIRWKPPPDDKINGILRGYDVIVRYGSQEKKTHSYTTDVVVPVQEFNTTYSVEVAACTQAGSGMVSPRVWLFVPEHKLPVSPSSSPDTRAPDSVNVVLGVVCGICLLLIVLWAGICVHHRTSESWFGRVFGGGEKPQPVVEYKPQRSYNRSAIGVTLGNLGVSDELQAKLQDVMVMRTLLSIGKILGEGEFGSVVEGHIRQPDGTSEKVAVKTMKLESFSQREIEEFLNEAACMKDFNHPNVIRLLGVCLEVGSGNFPKPMVILPFMKYGDLHSFLLRSRLGESPMFLPTQTLLKFMVDIAFGMEYLSGRNFLHRDLAARNCMLRDDMTVCVADFGLSKKIYSGDYYRQGRIAKMPVKWIAVESLADRVFTVKSDVWAFGITMWEIATRGMTPYPGIPNHEIYDYLVEGNRLKQPTDCLDDLYEIMYSCWRADPLDRPFFPQLREMLEKLTEKLPESFSRDDIIYINTSFPEEDPDGETLPAERPVFSSSPSCSQRAAENSIVTVDIHGSLEDEDDENDDRYVVVISSDPSLRSPAVDTPLLSSDALSQANGDMVTDVTGMDHSSSDTSFLL